A genome region from Sphingomonas sp. BGYR3 includes the following:
- a CDS encoding nucleotidyltransferase and HEPN domain-containing protein yields MKTSLDHLPDRKRRDLERVVQLLFAEFEDATALATQKWKKQGRILKVILYGSYARGDWVEDPVGGYFSDYDILVVVSDERLTDTLEFWAKADEHLTREVTIAKRISAPVNFIVHSLADVNDQLQRGRPFVTDIVRDGIVLYQVEGHPFVQPKSLSPADEKAEAQKHFDYWFPLAVHALQLARVSQQNGVERDAAFMAHQAAERSYHCVLLTRSLYSPKSHKLNFLRSQAEPLVPELIEVWPRNTKFGNRCFELLRQAYVNARYSPHYKITGEELAWLAERIELLQSLVKQACELHIASLEAAV; encoded by the coding sequence ATGAAAACCAGCCTCGATCACCTGCCGGACCGGAAGCGACGCGATCTCGAGCGCGTCGTGCAACTGTTGTTCGCCGAGTTCGAGGACGCAACGGCGCTCGCCACCCAGAAATGGAAGAAGCAGGGCCGTATCCTCAAGGTGATCCTCTACGGCTCCTATGCGCGCGGCGACTGGGTCGAGGACCCGGTCGGCGGCTATTTCTCCGACTATGACATCCTGGTCGTGGTCAGCGACGAGCGGCTCACCGACACGCTCGAGTTCTGGGCCAAGGCCGACGAGCATCTCACCCGCGAGGTGACGATCGCCAAGCGCATCTCGGCCCCGGTCAACTTCATCGTCCACAGCCTCGCCGATGTGAACGACCAGCTTCAGCGAGGACGGCCCTTCGTCACCGACATCGTTAGGGATGGCATCGTGCTGTATCAAGTGGAGGGTCATCCATTCGTTCAGCCGAAGTCTCTCTCGCCCGCCGATGAGAAGGCTGAAGCGCAAAAACACTTCGACTACTGGTTTCCGCTAGCAGTTCATGCGCTTCAGCTGGCACGTGTCAGTCAACAAAACGGCGTCGAGCGAGACGCCGCTTTCATGGCTCATCAAGCAGCTGAGCGCAGTTATCATTGCGTGCTACTGACCCGCTCCCTCTACAGCCCGAAGTCGCACAAGCTCAACTTCCTGCGCAGCCAGGCCGAGCCCTTGGTGCCCGAGCTGATCGAGGTCTGGCCGCGCAATACCAAGTTCGGCAATCGCTGCTTCGAGCTGCTACGGCAGGCCTATGTCAACGCCCGTTACTCACCGCATTACAAGATCACGGGTGAGGAACTGGCATGGCTGGCCGAGCGGATCGAGCTCCTCCAGTCGCTGGTCAAACAGGCCTGTGAGCTCCACATTGCGAGCCTTGAGGCCGCCGTCTAG
- a CDS encoding ParB/RepB/Spo0J family partition protein — MELEHIDIAKLSISPVNMRAGRKAPDLANILPSVRARGVLVPLIVRQNGSPDTYEIVAGKRRYHAALAVAGEGGEMDALPCAVIEAGDDAAALEASLIENIARLDPDEVTRWETFTRLVREGRRPDQIAAVFGLTELQVKRTLALGNLLPRIRNLYRSEAIDAVTVRHLTLASKTRQREWLAMLDDPDTRAPTGHALKAWLFGGASISTRVALFDLAGFEGEIIADLFGEDSYFADADAFWAAQHAAIAERAEGYRAAGWREVVILPPGQQFQGWDHEKRSKRQGGKVYIAIGHRGEVTFHEGYLSHKEARQLDKSSTPEASADKPGRPEISAACNDYVDLHRHAAVRAKLADAPGIALRVTVAHMIAGSPLWSVRIEQQRAATPIVESVELSASEAAFDARRRAMLAVLGFDLDMPTLAGGEGLGLVALFAQLLPLADEQVLAILAIVMGETLHARSEMVDLLGAQLGVEMASVWQADDALFDLIRDREVLLAMVEEVASKTVAEANAKATGKVLKTIIRDCLTGENGREKVRGWVPRWLRFPASGYTERGGVEAADRSKAVPMLIAPHSSAEQQAEPAQLDA, encoded by the coding sequence ATGGAACTTGAGCATATCGACATCGCCAAGCTGAGCATCTCGCCTGTGAACATGCGGGCAGGCCGCAAGGCCCCCGACCTTGCCAACATCCTGCCGTCCGTCCGGGCGCGGGGCGTGCTGGTCCCGCTGATCGTACGGCAGAACGGATCGCCCGACACCTATGAGATCGTCGCGGGCAAGCGGCGCTATCATGCAGCGCTGGCCGTTGCCGGGGAGGGCGGGGAGATGGATGCGCTGCCCTGTGCGGTCATTGAGGCCGGAGACGATGCGGCAGCACTCGAGGCATCGCTCATCGAGAACATCGCCCGGCTCGATCCCGACGAGGTGACCCGCTGGGAGACCTTCACCCGGCTGGTCCGCGAAGGCCGCAGGCCGGACCAGATCGCGGCGGTGTTCGGGCTGACCGAGCTGCAGGTGAAGCGGACCCTCGCGCTCGGCAACCTTCTGCCCCGCATCCGCAACCTCTATCGCAGCGAAGCCATCGATGCCGTGACCGTCCGGCACCTTACCCTCGCCTCCAAGACGCGCCAGCGCGAGTGGCTCGCGATGCTGGACGATCCTGACACCCGCGCACCCACGGGCCATGCGCTCAAGGCATGGCTGTTCGGCGGCGCATCCATCTCGACCAGAGTGGCGCTGTTCGACCTTGCCGGGTTCGAGGGCGAGATCATTGCCGACCTGTTCGGCGAGGACAGCTATTTTGCCGATGCCGACGCGTTCTGGGCTGCCCAGCATGCCGCCATTGCCGAGCGAGCCGAGGGCTATCGGGCGGCGGGGTGGCGCGAGGTCGTGATCCTCCCGCCCGGCCAGCAGTTCCAGGGCTGGGATCATGAGAAACGGTCCAAGCGGCAGGGCGGCAAGGTCTATATCGCCATCGGCCATCGCGGCGAGGTGACCTTCCACGAAGGCTATCTGAGCCACAAGGAAGCGCGACAGCTGGACAAGAGCAGCACCCCGGAAGCGTCCGCCGACAAGCCCGGTCGGCCGGAGATCAGCGCGGCATGCAACGACTATGTCGACCTTCACCGCCATGCGGCGGTTCGCGCCAAGCTGGCTGATGCGCCGGGGATCGCGCTCCGGGTCACGGTCGCCCACATGATCGCAGGCTCGCCCCTCTGGTCGGTTCGCATCGAGCAGCAGCGCGCCGCCACGCCCATCGTCGAGAGCGTCGAACTGTCCGCATCGGAAGCCGCGTTCGATGCGAGGCGCCGGGCCATGCTTGCGGTACTCGGGTTCGACCTCGACATGCCGACCCTTGCCGGCGGGGAAGGGCTTGGACTGGTTGCCCTGTTCGCCCAGTTGCTGCCGCTTGCCGACGAGCAGGTGCTCGCTATCCTCGCCATCGTCATGGGCGAGACGCTTCATGCCCGCAGCGAGATGGTGGACCTGCTCGGGGCGCAGCTTGGGGTGGAGATGGCATCGGTCTGGCAGGCGGATGATGCCCTGTTCGACCTGATCCGCGACCGCGAGGTGTTGCTTGCCATGGTCGAGGAGGTGGCGAGCAAGACGGTTGCCGAAGCCAATGCCAAGGCTACTGGCAAGGTGCTCAAGACCATCATCCGCGACTGCCTCACAGGCGAGAACGGACGGGAAAAGGTTCGGGGTTGGGTGCCGCGCTGGCTGCGGTTCCCGGCGTCCGGCTACACCGAGCGCGGCGGGGTAGAGGCGGCGGATCGCTCGAAAGCAGTGCCCATGCTGATCGCGCCGCACTCATCGGCCGAGCAACAAGCCGAACCTGCTCAGCTCGATGCTTGA